The window CTGATCGGCGACTTGCTGCGTTTCCTGTAGCGGGTTGCCATCCGGCCCGTTGACGACATTGCCCTGCGCGTCTTTCTTGTCCACTTGCACCGTCTGCGGATCAACGAGTTTGGCCGTGTCATAAGGTTTCAGGTTCTGCGGCACGCCGGTAAAGACCAGCGCCAGCGCCAGGACGAGGCTCATCGGCAGCAGGATATAGAGCGTCCCGCGCACCATATCCACCCAGAAGTTGCCGAGCGCATCAATCTCGCGCCGCGCAATGCCGCGGATGAAGGCAATCGCCAACCCCATGCCGACCGCCGCCGAAATGAAGTTGTGATACGCCAACCCCGCCATCTGCGACAGGTAACTCATCGTCACTTCGCCGCTGTACCCTTGCCAATTGGTGTTGGTCGTGAACGACGCCGCCGTGTTGAATGACGAGTGCGTGCTGACACCCAGAAGCTTCTGCGGGTTGAATGGCAGGTAGTATTGCAACCGTTGCAGCGCGTAGAGCACGATCATTGGTACAACGCTGAAAAGCAGCATTGCCAACGCGTACTCTGTCCAGCGCATTTCCCGATTCTCGTCCACGCGGGTCAAACGATAGATCAGCTTTTCGACAGGCCGCATGACCGGGTCAAGAAACGTTCGCTCGCGGTTGAAGACGCGCGCCATAAACACGCCGAGCGGCTTCGTAATGGCGAGGAGGAGCGCAAAGAAAAACAGAATTTGTAACCATCCGTTGAGAGTCATCGGATTTGCCTCTTTAGAATTTTTCGGGGCGCAAAAGCGCGTAAGTCAGGTAAATGAGTAACAGGGCGGAAACCGTGATGCCCAGAATTGCTTCGAGATTCATGGCTCGACTCCTTTTTACAGTTTGTCGCACCCGCGCACATAAGCGAGCGAGAGAAGGAAGAAAACGATTGTTGCTCCTGTAAAGACAATGTCCCACATAAAAGCTCCTTTTGAATTGCCGCCAATCAAACCGTTATTGCCGGAGACGGTGGAGGAGGCTTGAGCGCAGGCGTTGGCGCAATGTTAAGAGTCCCTGTCGCTTACGCTCTTCCTCCCTGACCTCCGCCCGCCTCGCCTCAAGCCGGTTTGGGAGCAAGCAAACAAACAATCGCTTGATCCCGTTCCACAACCTGTCAGGCTTGGCTCTGCCCGCAAACATCGCTCAACTCCAGTTTCAGAACGTGACGCCGTAATAGATGAACAGCCCGTTGTTTTTGCGTCCGTAATTGCCAAAGCTGTAACCGACGTTGACCAGTTGATTTTTCGGTAGACTGAAAGAGAAACCCGGCGTTACATAACCGAATCCGTTCTTGCCGCTGAACCAGTCGGCCACAAAGCTGACTTTGCCGGCAATCGGCTGTTCGTAGCCGACAATCGCGCCGCCCTTGTCCACGTCGGCGTCCAATCCGGCAAGGCCGTATCCGCCAACCGTCAGGCGCGGGCCATAAGTTCCTTTGAACTTCTTGCTGACGTTGCCGTAGAAAAGTCCAAAAGTGTCGTTGTCATCACGGTTCCGCAACGGCGTATAAGCAATGGCGCCGACCGACAGCGCCGCGCCCGATTTTTCGTTCGCGTAAAACTGCCACTTGATGTTCGGTTGCGCGTAAACGACGGTCGGCGCAGCCGAATGAGTGGCCGCCACGTTCAATCCAACCTCCACGCTTTTGCCCACGCCGTAGACCACGCGCGGGACGAATGAGTGAAAACCACCTTTGTCAAAGTGTTCCAGGTGGCCGATAAAATCGAACTCAAAATAAGTCTTTTGCGGCGCCACTACGTCCGTGGTCGGGATATTGAAGATCGTAGATTGTGCAAAC is drawn from Acidobacteriota bacterium and contains these coding sequences:
- the kdpF gene encoding K(+)-transporting ATPase subunit F gives rise to the protein MNLEAILGITVSALLLIYLTYALLRPEKF